The Apium graveolens cultivar Ventura chromosome 11, ASM990537v1, whole genome shotgun sequence genome has a window encoding:
- the LOC141697618 gene encoding E3 ubiquitin-protein ligase RFI2-like isoform X1: MGIGDEDEKSCCSICLDFVSDDGHRSWAKLHCSHVFHLDCIGSAFNVKGAMQCPNCRKIEKGQWLYSTGSRPYAEFNMDDWAHDEDLYDLNHSEMSFGVHWCPFSGLTRLPSSFDEGELSPVAYHDLLGQHAVIAEHTPVSTGSHHCPYVAYFGPFPSSNSSGSVSDGAAFSSHWTSRSASSEIPTSYAFPSMDVHHHSWEQHASLFPTASSRIPAPDQPSLPSITERVARNNFDNPRSGSFGYPFAVVHGSNARAGSSIAASTFPPYPGSAARGRERVQALQAYFQLLPGNSQGLHTPVIPTTRRSNGHRNMAQGEPVASSSEQASGFYFPPSSSAGRNFAEAENLLPNRFHSWERDQFFSFPSSQAERDPIWGPTHQLPSAPDTDIRPASFRQMHGSERMQSQHRS, encoded by the exons ATGGGAATAGGAGATGAGGATGAAAAAAGTTGTTGTTCCATTTGCCTTGATTTTGTTTCCGATGACGGACATCGCTCTTGGGCCAAGCTTCATTGCTCTCATGTTTTTCATCTTG ATTGCATTGGCTCAGCATTTAATGTAAAGGGAGCTATGCAATGTCCGAACTGTCGGAAAATTGAAAAAGGTCAATGGCTTTATTCAACTGGTTCCCGACCATATGCAGAATTTAATATGGATGACTGGGCTCATGACGAGGATCTTTATGATTTAAACCACTCAGAAATG TCATTTGGAGTTCACTGGTGTCCCTTCAGTGGATTAACGCGACTTCCATCATCCTTCGA TGAAGGTGAACTCTCGCCAGTCGCAT ATCATGATCTCCTCGGACAACATGCTGTAATTGCCGAACATACACCTGTATCAACTGGTTCTCATCATTGCCCCTATGTTGCCTACTTTGGCCCATTTCCCTCTTCAAATTCCAGTGGAAGTGTTTCTGATGGCGCTGCTTTCAGCAGTCACTGGACCAGCCGATCAGCTTCAAGTGAGATACCCACCTCTTATGCTTTTCCCTCTATGGATGTCCATCATCACAGTTGGGAACAGCACGCATCTCTCTTCCCTACAGCAAGCAGCCGCATTCCTGCTCCTGATCAGCCCTCATTACCATCAATAACCGAAAGGGTAGCCAGGAACAATTTTGATAATCCCAGATCAGGATCTTTTGGCTATCCATTTGCTGTTGTCCATGG TTCTAATGCTAGGGCTGGAAGCTCAATTGCGGCCTCAACGTTTCCTCCATACCCAGGCAGTGCTGCTCGTGGCAGGGAGCGTGTACAAGCTCTTCAGGCATATTTCCAGCTTCTTCCTGGTAATTCACAAGGCTTGCATACACCGGTCATACCCACCACGCGAAGATCCAACGGTCACAGGAACATGGCTCAAGGTGAACCAGTTGCGTCGTCATCTGAGCAGGCCAGCGGCTTCTACTTCCCGCCAAGCTCATCAGCAGGTAGAAATTTTGCAGAAGCAGAAAATTTGTTGCCAAATCGTTTCCATTCCTGGGAAAGAGATCAGTTTTTCTCCTTTCCATCAAGTCAAGCTGAGAGAGATCCTATATGGGGGCCAACCCATCAGCTTCCAAGTGCCCCTGATACTGATATCAGGCCTGCCAGCTTCCGTCAAATGCATGGATCTGAGAGAATGCAATCTCAACACCGGTCATAG
- the LOC141697618 gene encoding E3 ubiquitin-protein ligase IPI1-like isoform X2 → MGIGDEDEKSCCSICLDFVSDDGHRSWAKLHCSHVFHLDCIGSAFNVKGAMQCPNCRKIEKGQWLYSTGSRPYAEFNMDDWAHDEDLYDLNHSEMSFGVHWCPFSGLTRLPSSFDEGELSPVAYHDLLGQHAVIAEHTPVSTGSHHCPYVAYFGPFPSSNSSGSVSDGAAFSSHWTSRSASSEIPTSYAFPSMDVHHHSWEQHASLFPTASSRIPAPDQPSLPSITERVARNNFDNPRSGSFGYPFAVVHGAGSSIAASTFPPYPGSAARGRERVQALQAYFQLLPGNSQGLHTPVIPTTRRSNGHRNMAQGEPVASSSEQASGFYFPPSSSAGRNFAEAENLLPNRFHSWERDQFFSFPSSQAERDPIWGPTHQLPSAPDTDIRPASFRQMHGSERMQSQHRS, encoded by the exons ATGGGAATAGGAGATGAGGATGAAAAAAGTTGTTGTTCCATTTGCCTTGATTTTGTTTCCGATGACGGACATCGCTCTTGGGCCAAGCTTCATTGCTCTCATGTTTTTCATCTTG ATTGCATTGGCTCAGCATTTAATGTAAAGGGAGCTATGCAATGTCCGAACTGTCGGAAAATTGAAAAAGGTCAATGGCTTTATTCAACTGGTTCCCGACCATATGCAGAATTTAATATGGATGACTGGGCTCATGACGAGGATCTTTATGATTTAAACCACTCAGAAATG TCATTTGGAGTTCACTGGTGTCCCTTCAGTGGATTAACGCGACTTCCATCATCCTTCGA TGAAGGTGAACTCTCGCCAGTCGCAT ATCATGATCTCCTCGGACAACATGCTGTAATTGCCGAACATACACCTGTATCAACTGGTTCTCATCATTGCCCCTATGTTGCCTACTTTGGCCCATTTCCCTCTTCAAATTCCAGTGGAAGTGTTTCTGATGGCGCTGCTTTCAGCAGTCACTGGACCAGCCGATCAGCTTCAAGTGAGATACCCACCTCTTATGCTTTTCCCTCTATGGATGTCCATCATCACAGTTGGGAACAGCACGCATCTCTCTTCCCTACAGCAAGCAGCCGCATTCCTGCTCCTGATCAGCCCTCATTACCATCAATAACCGAAAGGGTAGCCAGGAACAATTTTGATAATCCCAGATCAGGATCTTTTGGCTATCCATTTGCTGTTGTCCATGG GGCTGGAAGCTCAATTGCGGCCTCAACGTTTCCTCCATACCCAGGCAGTGCTGCTCGTGGCAGGGAGCGTGTACAAGCTCTTCAGGCATATTTCCAGCTTCTTCCTGGTAATTCACAAGGCTTGCATACACCGGTCATACCCACCACGCGAAGATCCAACGGTCACAGGAACATGGCTCAAGGTGAACCAGTTGCGTCGTCATCTGAGCAGGCCAGCGGCTTCTACTTCCCGCCAAGCTCATCAGCAGGTAGAAATTTTGCAGAAGCAGAAAATTTGTTGCCAAATCGTTTCCATTCCTGGGAAAGAGATCAGTTTTTCTCCTTTCCATCAAGTCAAGCTGAGAGAGATCCTATATGGGGGCCAACCCATCAGCTTCCAAGTGCCCCTGATACTGATATCAGGCCTGCCAGCTTCCGTCAAATGCATGGATCTGAGAGAATGCAATCTCAACACCGGTCATAG